The stretch of DNA ttaacatgggagtcaatgggagaggtctggtcgattttcatttcgccccaaatcgccccagaaggggcggggccatctgaaccacgactttaggctgactgaatgactgttacctgattcgacaatgacatacagaggcagatcagacggtctagtggtagaatccgacagaaaaaaaattattacatttaaatttacatgtcgtcatttacgcgacttacaaggatattgcgtttatacatcaggaggtttttttttttttcccctaggcagtgcgtcgccccaatcgcccttatggacaagccgcccctggtcCTGAGCATTTAGAAATCTACTGAAAGATGGAAGCGACCTTCAAAGAGTAAATAATGTGTCGAGTTATCTGAAGTTTATTGAGTTACGTAAAGACTTGTTCCTACCTCCGTGCACACTTTGACCATTGGAGCATGCACACATTACGCATAGtgacatgtgtgtttttattctgtttggTGATTTATTCTGTTTGCAAATATTTTATTACTGAACAGAAATTGAGGGAACGGCAATATCAGCTTGGTGGAAGTGATGAAAAACATAAAAACGAATATggacagttttgatataaatgtaataggtctgtttttctgtgtaatAGAAAGTTAATGAATagagattttatttattttttgtttgtgtgtcatttgttattattattaaattattcaaTCGTACGCCTTGTTCTCTAAATATCAGCATCGGCCATTGAAAAACCCATATCGGCCGACCACTAATTCAGATTATTCCTTgtgtcattttaatttttttattaaaataattAGTTTTACTTAGGTGCAAAAACAATTGCACTTATTGTACATAttccagaaacacacatttcagcCTTACTTGTAAACTACCACAGTGGTTCAAGTTTCCTGTCCAAAACAACAAgggaacaaatgaatgaattaaagcAATGATTTAAAATAGATTAGTAAACTTAATCCTATTGAAATTGGTCTGGCAACACCACTGTGTGCTTTacagtaaatgttaaataagataaataaaacAATGTGTTATTGCTACCATTGTGAGATACTTCTATTCTTGATTGACTTACCAGGCATAGTTAGTTAGTTCGTTACACATCCCTGAGAAATGTATTAACCATCCGTAATATTACTATGTAGCGGTACAACTTTTCAACCTGAACATTCCTTATCCGCTTGGCATCCAACAGTAGTATTCTTATGCAAATCCTGAGTAGGCTAAGACCtcgggggaggggtggagagagtaTGAGAAGAAAAGGGAAATGTTATCCAAGGTTCTCTTTGTATTACTCACTGCACACCCTTAGTACAGTGAAAGAAAAATGGCAAGGATTCTTTGGTGATGATGCTTTCTTCAACGTATGCACTTTGAGTATTTCTGGACAGCAGAGCAAGACCATCAAATCCAGAATATTCCAGATTtcaacacacaccttcatgagATCCTTCCTTATCACATATAATGGTATGTAGTGATCATATAGAATTataaatgaaaaaattattCTGGAATGATCAACAGAAtgttgtgaggtgtgtgtgtgtgtgcaaattgaGCTCAAGTAGCGTATTGAATGGACCCAATGTTCCAATGTACCATTAGCATGTGGTTGTCTTTAGGTTGGCGGAGTACACTGTGGCATGTGCCTTGGATTAGGACATTTCACTGAGGATTAGAACTGTGCAGCACTCCGATGGCAACCTGTGGAAAAGACATCTGTAAGATTTGAACTAATCCTGTCTACAATTTGGCTGACGACTGGAGTTAGCAGGTATGTAAAGTGCGTTTTGCACACTTCTagttgacagtgacagtgatctATTCTTTGCTTTGTGGCCACTGCTCCAATCCTCTttttatgcaaatgtgtgtgttatctacAGCAGCAGAAAGGGTTTGAAAGAGTTCCGGCctattttttctttatttacatGACGTTGATGTCATGGCAATATCAAGTGTTTTCCTGATTCAGAAAGGTTTAGTTGTGTTTTAGTAATGTTAATTTATTTTGTTGATTTTGCAGGTTGAGAGAATAGTGATTTTGGAAAGTTGTGCATATTTACTGTATGACTTTTACAATAACTTTTTACTAATACAAAATTCAAAAAAGGTATTGTTATAACAATTATCTTTGTACATTATGGGACTCCTGAGTAAAAGTATGCAATATTAAAGAATATAAAACAGCATGCAATTGCTTGTCTATTTCAGGCTTCTAAGTTGTTACTTTATATAATGCCAGTGCtgatgttgtttatttgttgtttattatttatatttacactgaTATTATAAGACATATTTTACTCTATTTTTATGCATCATACAATCATGAAGGTTTGAAAGATGAATAAGCCATTGTTATCACAAAGCCATTTGACACAGAATGTGACTTTGTCCTCAGCTGCAGGATGATCCCGTACCTGCAGAAGGAGATCCATAAGCACTTAGCTGAACGTGGGACGCGACAAACTCGCCTTGTGACCAAGGATGGCCGCTGCAACATAGAGTTTGGCAACATCAGATATCCCAATCATATTGCTTTCCTTATGGACTTTTGGACAACTTTTGTAGAGATTCGTTGGCGTTTTGTTTTATGCTACTTTGGCTTGGCCTTTACTGGTAGCTGGTTTATCTTTGGCCTGTTATGGTATTCAATTGCTAAAAGTAACGGTGACCTGCTGGGACAGAATTCAACAGACGGTCACGTCAAATGTATAGAAAATGTAAATGGTCTAACAACTGCTTTTCTTTACTCTCTTGAGACACAGACAACGATTGGATATGGTGGCCGTGCTTTAACTGGGCACTGTGTTTGCACAGTCATACTGATCATCATTCAGTCCCTCATAggagccattataaactgtttcATGTGTGGGCTCATTTTGGCCAAGATATCTCTCCCAAAGAAGAGAGCAAAAACAGTGACTTTCAGTGAAACAGCTGTTATCTGCCTGAAGAAAGGTAGTCTCTGTCTGCTTATAAGGGTGGCCAACTTGCGAAAGACCTTACTGATTGGGAGTCATATTTATGGCAAGCTGCTTAGGACCACTATTACAGCAGAAGGAGAAACCGTCATCTTGGACCAGATCAGTATAGACTTCACTGTGGATGCAGGCAAGGACAATCTTTTTTTCGTTTGCCCACTCACACTCTATCATATCATTGACAAGAGCAGCCCATTCTGTGAGATGTCAGCAGACACCCTGCACAAAGAGGAGTTTGAGCTGGTGGTGTTCCTGGACGGGACTGCTGAATCCACCAGCTCCGTGTGTCAAGTGCGAACCTCTTTTATCCCACGTGAGATCCAGTGGGGTCACAGCTTCCTTCCGATCGTGTCGCGCACTAAAGGGGGCAAGTATCGCGTGGACTTCTCTAACTTCTCCAAGACAGTGCCTTCAGCAACGCCACACTGTGCCTACTGCTTCCACAATGACAGTCAGCATGACCATAATCATCCACAGAAAAAACAAGGTATTGACAACACTGGATTTGAGGTGATTGACATTGATCAATCTACAGATAATACAGCTATCTGATTGACAGTTTCTTGAAGTGTTCAGCCTAAGAGACTAATCTGAAGGATGCTAAGAGAATGTGCTACATTCACGTTTGGTATCAAAGTTAAATGCAAATAATCATATGCCCTCCATGTATGATATTTTCATCTAAATGATTAGGTTCgctatttagattttttttaaatgcatggCCTGTGTAAATCTGCTACCATGAGAGAACTGTAGCTTTGATTCGAATCATGAACAATACCATCTGGTAACCATGTGAGGATTATGTTTTAAGCCCATTTTAATGAAATGATCAAGGGTCTAAATGACTTAACCTGAGATGGAACCCCTGGTGATTCTCAAAACTGACACTACTATTATGTATAGTATTTGAGTTGATTGATTACTGAGTATGAACTGTTTAAACTGATAGGTCAAACCTTGGTTGGTGAATGAGAGGCCTCATTTGTACAGGCCAGTGTGCTGgcaggttttattattattatattcaattattattatattattacaccTTTCTGTTTCCACTTGACAaggtgttggtgtttggtggGAAAATACTGCAAAATAACCACCATCACGAAGACACAGGCCGTCTGTTCCTGACACTGCCACATCAATAATATTCTGACCTCAATGCTCAGACTTAAATCAAACT from Clupea harengus chromosome 8, Ch_v2.0.2, whole genome shotgun sequence encodes:
- the kcnj1b gene encoding ATP-sensitive inward rectifier potassium channel 1b; protein product: MIPYLQKEIHKHLAERGTRQTRLVTKDGRCNIEFGNIRYPNHIAFLMDFWTTFVEIRWRFVLCYFGLAFTGSWFIFGLLWYSIAKSNGDLLGQNSTDGHVKCIENVNGLTTAFLYSLETQTTIGYGGRALTGHCVCTVILIIIQSLIGAIINCFMCGLILAKISLPKKRAKTVTFSETAVICLKKGSLCLLIRVANLRKTLLIGSHIYGKLLRTTITAEGETVILDQISIDFTVDAGKDNLFFVCPLTLYHIIDKSSPFCEMSADTLHKEEFELVVFLDGTAESTSSVCQVRTSFIPREIQWGHSFLPIVSRTKGGKYRVDFSNFSKTVPSATPHCAYCFHNDSQHDHNHPQKKQGIDNTGFEVIDIDQSTDNTAI